One Methylosarcina fibrata AML-C10 DNA segment encodes these proteins:
- a CDS encoding cysteine desulfurase, whose product MTQFPIEKIRSDFPILQEVLRTKPLVYLDNAATCQKPKAVIDSLVHLYSHDYANVHRGVHTLSVRSTDLFEGARSKVKTFINAASEKEIIFVRGATEAINLVAQSYGRSQLKAGDEILITAMEHHSNIVPWQILCQQTGAVLKVAPISLQGELLVEQFEQLLSDRTRLVSVVHMSNALGTINPVKRLIAAAHARAIPVLLDGAQAIPHMPVDVRELDCEFYAFSGHKLYGPSGVGVLYGKQGLLEAMPPYQGGGDMIRKVTFEETEYNTLPYKFEAGTPSIADVIGLGAAIDYLNAIGMANIAAYEAELLAYATEQAKLVKGLRIIGEAEHKGAILSFVLDRIHPHDIGTMLDSLGIAIRAGHHCTMPLMDFFKVPATARASFAMYNTKEEIDVLIQGLDSIIKVFG is encoded by the coding sequence ATGACACAGTTTCCCATAGAGAAAATTCGTTCGGATTTCCCGATCCTGCAGGAAGTCCTCCGCACCAAGCCGCTGGTTTATCTGGACAACGCCGCCACCTGCCAGAAGCCGAAAGCCGTCATCGACAGCCTCGTGCATCTTTACAGCCACGATTACGCCAACGTGCATCGCGGCGTCCATACGCTGAGCGTGCGCTCGACCGATCTTTTCGAAGGCGCCCGAAGCAAGGTCAAAACCTTCATCAACGCCGCCAGCGAAAAAGAGATCATCTTTGTCAGGGGCGCCACCGAAGCGATCAATCTGGTCGCGCAAAGCTACGGCAGAAGCCAGCTCAAAGCCGGCGACGAGATCCTGATTACCGCGATGGAGCATCATTCCAACATCGTGCCGTGGCAGATCCTGTGCCAACAGACCGGCGCGGTGCTGAAAGTCGCGCCCATTTCGCTGCAAGGAGAATTGCTTGTCGAACAGTTCGAGCAACTTTTGAGCGACAGAACGCGCCTGGTTTCGGTCGTGCACATGTCCAACGCGCTGGGCACGATCAACCCGGTCAAAAGGCTCATTGCCGCGGCGCATGCCAGGGCCATACCGGTCTTGCTCGACGGCGCCCAGGCGATTCCGCACATGCCGGTCGACGTCCGGGAGCTGGACTGCGAATTCTATGCGTTTTCCGGCCACAAGCTGTACGGGCCGTCCGGCGTCGGCGTGCTCTACGGGAAACAGGGCCTGCTCGAAGCGATGCCGCCGTACCAGGGCGGCGGCGACATGATCCGCAAGGTGACCTTCGAAGAAACCGAATACAATACGCTGCCTTACAAGTTCGAAGCGGGCACGCCGAGCATTGCCGACGTGATCGGCCTGGGCGCCGCCATCGACTATTTGAATGCAATCGGCATGGCAAACATCGCTGCCTATGAGGCCGAGCTATTGGCCTACGCCACCGAGCAGGCCAAATTGGTCAAGGGACTCAGAATCATCGGCGAAGCCGAACACAAAGGCGCGATTCTCTCTTTCGTGCTGGACAGGATTCATCCGCACGACATCGGCACCATGCTCGACAGTTTGGGCATCGCCATCAGGGCGGGGCACCATTGCACGATGCCGCTGATGGATTTTTTCAAGGTTCCGGCGACGGCAAGAGCGTCCTTTGCAATGTACAACACGAAAGAAGAGATCGACGTGTTGATACAAGGGTTGGATTCGATAATAAAGGTATTTGGCTGA
- the sufD gene encoding Fe-S cluster assembly protein SufD, giving the protein MSSAIVSSYREDYQTLAPALPGGGLSWLTQLRSEALAHFSAHGFPSPREEEWRYTNVSAIEKKRFVPQGRPNIGAVDTAWLDGYRLPDAWSAVLVNGHFSAELSRLEGLPESVTVMSMAKALQARPDWVEPYLGRVVGPEENGFVAFNTAWFSDGLLIRIPAGATPAKPIQLLHVVTGADGLAAARNLVVVEQGGEARVIETFVGPDNAYLVAAVTEAFVGANAGLTFYKMQCESAKAYHFGGLYVKQERDARLVHHNFAFGGLLARSDVHTDLDQAADCELNGLYLGVKRQHLDNHTRINHRKPYASSREIYKGVLDDRARGVFQGRIVVAEDAQKTDAQMNNRNLLLSEDAEADTKPQLEIYADDVKCGHGVTVGQLDEKSVFYLQSRCVDEETARNMLTFAFANEMVGKIGIGSLHDQVLAQVLARFPQEGVDKDWL; this is encoded by the coding sequence ATGAGTTCGGCGATCGTGAGTTCCTATCGAGAGGATTACCAAACGCTGGCGCCGGCGTTGCCGGGCGGCGGTCTGTCCTGGCTGACGCAGCTTAGGAGCGAGGCCCTGGCCCATTTTTCCGCGCACGGCTTTCCCTCGCCCAGGGAGGAGGAATGGCGCTATACCAATGTCTCCGCCATCGAAAAAAAACGGTTCGTGCCGCAGGGTCGGCCTAATATTGGCGCGGTCGATACAGCCTGGCTGGACGGCTACCGCCTGCCCGATGCCTGGTCGGCGGTGCTGGTGAACGGCCATTTCTCCGCCGAGCTTTCCCGCCTGGAAGGATTGCCCGAGTCCGTGACCGTGATGAGCATGGCCAAAGCTCTGCAAGCCCGTCCGGACTGGGTCGAGCCGTATTTGGGGCGGGTCGTCGGCCCGGAGGAGAACGGGTTTGTCGCTTTCAATACGGCCTGGTTCAGCGACGGTCTATTGATCAGAATCCCTGCCGGAGCAACGCCGGCCAAGCCGATTCAGTTGCTGCACGTCGTGACCGGAGCCGACGGCCTGGCGGCCGCGCGCAATCTGGTCGTGGTGGAACAGGGCGGCGAAGCCCGGGTGATCGAGACCTTTGTCGGTCCGGACAACGCCTATCTGGTCGCGGCCGTGACCGAAGCGTTCGTCGGAGCCAATGCCGGCCTGACTTTCTATAAAATGCAGTGCGAATCGGCCAAAGCTTATCATTTCGGCGGGCTTTACGTGAAGCAGGAACGCGACGCGCGCCTGGTTCATCACAACTTCGCCTTCGGCGGCTTGCTGGCCCGGAGCGACGTTCATACCGATCTGGATCAGGCCGCCGACTGCGAACTGAACGGTTTGTATCTGGGCGTCAAGCGCCAGCATCTCGACAACCATACCCGGATCAATCACCGGAAGCCCTACGCCAGCAGCCGGGAAATCTACAAGGGCGTGCTCGACGACCGGGCGCGCGGGGTGTTTCAGGGACGGATCGTCGTTGCGGAAGATGCGCAAAAAACCGATGCGCAAATGAATAACCGCAACCTGTTGTTGTCCGAAGACGCCGAAGCGGATACCAAGCCGCAACTGGAAATTTACGCGGACGACGTCAAATGCGGCCACGGCGTCACCGTGGGCCAGCTCGACGAAAAATCGGTTTTTTACCTGCAATCGCGCTGCGTCGACGAAGAAACGGCCCGGAACATGCTGACCTTCGCCTTTGCCAATGAAATGGTCGGAAAGATCGGGATCGGCAGCCTGCACGATCAGGTGCTCGCCCAGGTATTGGCGCGCTTCCCGCAGGAAGGCGTCGATAAGGATTGGTTGTAG
- the sufC gene encoding Fe-S cluster assembly ATPase SufC has protein sequence MLHIENLHVSVNDKPILKGIDLGVNPGEIHAIMGPNGSGKSTLAHILSGKSGYTVTKGSVSYDGRDLIDMAPEVRAREGVFLAFQYPVEIPGVSNIYLLKAALNAIRKHQGKPEVDAMDFLTLVKDKVRLLDMDEKFLYRAVNEGFSGGEKKRNEILQMAILEPRLCILDETDSGLDIDALKIVADGVNSLRSKERSFIMVTHYQRLLDYIKPDVVHVLAHGRIVKSGGPELALELEEKGYGWVEAA, from the coding sequence ATGCTCCACATAGAAAACCTTCACGTCAGCGTGAACGACAAGCCCATCCTCAAAGGCATCGATCTTGGGGTGAACCCCGGCGAAATCCATGCCATCATGGGCCCCAACGGTTCCGGCAAGAGTACGCTGGCGCATATCCTGTCGGGCAAGAGCGGTTATACCGTGACGAAGGGTTCGGTCAGCTACGATGGCCGGGATCTGATCGACATGGCGCCCGAAGTCCGCGCGCGCGAAGGCGTTTTTCTGGCGTTTCAGTATCCGGTGGAAATTCCCGGCGTCAGCAACATCTATCTGCTGAAGGCGGCGCTGAATGCGATTCGCAAGCACCAGGGCAAACCCGAGGTCGACGCGATGGATTTTCTGACGCTGGTGAAAGACAAGGTCCGCTTGCTGGACATGGATGAAAAGTTCCTGTACCGCGCGGTCAACGAAGGCTTTTCCGGCGGCGAAAAAAAGCGCAACGAAATCCTGCAGATGGCGATCCTGGAACCCAGGCTCTGCATTCTCGACGAAACCGATTCGGGTCTCGACATCGATGCCTTGAAAATCGTCGCCGACGGGGTCAATTCGCTGCGTTCTAAGGAGCGTTCCTTCATCATGGTCACCCATTACCAGCGTCTGCTCGATTACATCAAGCCGGACGTTGTCCATGTGCTGGCCCACGGGCGGATCGTCAAATCCGGTGGTCCCGAGCTCGCGCTGGAACTGGAAGAGAAAGGTTACGGCTGGGTCGAGGCGGCGTGA
- a CDS encoding type II toxin-antitoxin system HicB family antitoxin → MMTKYEMIIYWSEEDQAYIAEVPELAGCMADGNSYQEAVRNAEQVIAEWIETAVELGRPIPEPKGRLLYA, encoded by the coding sequence ATGATGACCAAATATGAAATGATTATTTATTGGAGCGAGGAAGATCAGGCTTATATCGCCGAAGTGCCGGAACTGGCCGGTTGCATGGCGGACGGGAACAGTTATCAGGAAGCCGTCAGGAATGCCGAACAAGTCATTGCCGAGTGGATAGAGACTGCGGTGGAACTGGGCCGGCCAATTCCGGAACCCAAAGGGCGTTTATTGTATGCCTGA
- a CDS encoding toxin HicA: protein MGKYDKILQRILHGRSDANIPFFELRQLLLRLDFQERIRGDHHIFTKDGIAEILNIQPTGSMAKAYQVKQIRHIIVRYRLRLDDDQI from the coding sequence GTGGGTAAATACGACAAGATCCTGCAGAGGATTCTTCATGGACGTTCCGATGCCAATATTCCGTTTTTCGAATTGAGGCAATTGTTGTTGCGTTTGGATTTTCAGGAACGAATTCGGGGCGACCATCATATTTTCACTAAAGATGGAATTGCCGAAATTTTGAATATACAGCCAACCGGTTCAATGGCGAAAGCGTATCAAGTCAAGCAAATCCGGCACATTATTGTCCGTTATCGTTTGAGGTTAGATGATGACCAAATATGA
- the sufB gene encoding Fe-S cluster assembly protein SufB: MSASAQEIQNLISQEYKQGFVTVVETETFPPGLDEEVIRKLSEVKKEPEFMLEYRLKAFRHWQTMKSPEWAFVKFDPIDYQAISYYSAPKRKEDRPKSLDDIDPEVLSAYKKLGIPLDEQERLAGVAVDAVFDSVSVATTFKGKLKEAGVIFCPISEALRDYPELVKQYLGSVVPHTDNFFAALNSAVFTDGSFVYIPKGVRCPMELSTYFRINAANTGQFERTLIIADEGSHVSYLEGCTAPMRDENQLHAAVVELVALKDATIKYSTVQNWYPGDKEGKGGIYNFVTKRAHCLGENSKVSWTQVETGSAITWKYPSCILTGDNSVGEFYSVALTNNFQQADTGTKMIHIGKNTRSTIVSKGISAGKAQNTYRGLVKVLKSAENARNYTQCDSLLIGDRCGAHTFPYVEVRQPSAQVEHEATTSKISEDQLFFCQQRGLSAEDAVSMIVNGFCKAVFKELPMEFAVEAQALLGLSLEGSVG; encoded by the coding sequence ATGTCCGCAAGTGCTCAAGAAATCCAGAATCTGATCAGCCAGGAATACAAACAGGGCTTTGTCACCGTGGTGGAAACCGAGACCTTTCCTCCCGGTCTCGACGAAGAAGTGATCCGCAAGCTGTCGGAGGTCAAGAAAGAACCCGAGTTCATGCTCGAATACCGGCTGAAGGCGTTCCGCCACTGGCAGACGATGAAGAGTCCCGAATGGGCTTTCGTCAAGTTCGACCCGATCGATTATCAGGCGATCAGCTATTATTCCGCGCCGAAACGCAAGGAAGACCGGCCGAAAAGCCTCGACGACATCGATCCCGAAGTGCTCAGCGCCTACAAAAAACTGGGCATTCCTCTCGACGAGCAGGAACGGCTGGCCGGCGTCGCGGTCGACGCGGTGTTCGACAGCGTCTCGGTGGCGACCACGTTCAAAGGCAAACTGAAGGAAGCCGGCGTTATTTTCTGCCCGATTTCGGAAGCGCTGCGCGATTATCCGGAACTGGTCAAGCAGTATCTGGGCTCGGTCGTGCCGCACACCGACAATTTTTTCGCGGCGCTGAATTCGGCGGTGTTCACCGACGGTTCGTTCGTCTACATCCCGAAAGGCGTGCGCTGCCCGATGGAATTGTCGACCTATTTCCGGATCAACGCCGCCAATACCGGCCAGTTCGAACGGACGCTGATCATCGCCGACGAAGGCAGCCACGTCTCCTATCTGGAAGGCTGCACCGCGCCGATGCGCGACGAGAACCAACTGCATGCGGCGGTGGTCGAGCTGGTCGCGCTGAAGGACGCCACGATCAAGTATTCGACCGTGCAAAACTGGTATCCGGGCGACAAGGAAGGCAAGGGCGGCATTTACAACTTTGTAACCAAACGCGCTCATTGCCTGGGCGAAAATTCCAAGGTGTCCTGGACCCAGGTCGAAACCGGTTCGGCGATCACCTGGAAGTATCCAAGCTGCATTCTGACCGGCGACAATTCGGTCGGCGAGTTTTATTCGGTGGCGCTGACCAACAATTTTCAGCAGGCCGATACCGGCACCAAAATGATCCATATCGGCAAAAATACCCGCAGCACGATCGTATCGAAAGGCATCTCGGCGGGCAAGGCGCAGAACACTTACCGCGGTCTGGTCAAGGTGTTGAAAAGCGCGGAAAACGCCCGTAACTATACCCAGTGCGATTCGCTGCTGATCGGCGACCGCTGCGGCGCGCATACCTTTCCGTACGTCGAAGTCCGGCAGCCGTCGGCTCAGGTCGAACACGAAGCGACGACCTCGAAAATCAGCGAGGACCAGTTGTTCTTCTGCCAGCAGCGCGGCCTGTCGGCCGAAGATGCGGTGTCGATGATCGTCAACGGCTTCTGCAAGGCGGTATTCAAGGAACTGCCGATGGAGTTCGCCGTGGAAGCGCAGGCGTTGTTGGGATTGAGTCTGGAAGGTTCGGTTGGTTAG
- a CDS encoding SUF system Fe-S cluster assembly regulator encodes MLRLSKLTDYATVILSFMARDSKQVHAAMEIAAATGIALPTVSKILKLLVNAEVLSSTRGAKGGYALASEPERITVAAVICALEGPIALTECSISHQGCEQASGCGIRSNWSVINQAIHDALESVTLADLIRPAMVPEEILIPVASLYR; translated from the coding sequence ATGTTACGATTAAGCAAGTTGACTGATTATGCCACGGTTATCTTGAGTTTCATGGCCAGAGACAGCAAACAGGTGCATGCGGCCATGGAAATCGCGGCGGCGACCGGCATCGCCCTGCCCACGGTCAGCAAGATATTGAAACTGCTGGTCAACGCCGAAGTGCTGAGTTCCACACGCGGCGCCAAAGGCGGTTATGCGCTGGCCAGCGAGCCGGAACGCATTACCGTCGCGGCGGTGATCTGCGCGCTGGAAGGCCCGATCGCCCTGACCGAATGCAGCATTTCCCATCAGGGCTGCGAGCAGGCTTCCGGCTGCGGGATTCGCAGCAACTGGAGCGTGATCAATCAGGCCATCCACGATGCCCTGGAGTCGGTAACGCTGGCGGATCTGATTCGGCCTGCGATGGTGCCCGAAGAGATCCTGATTCCGGTGGCCAGTTTATATCGTTAG
- the ppnP gene encoding pyrimidine/purine nucleoside phosphorylase — protein MSEFVNVSVVKKANVYFDGKVSSRTLHFAGGAVKTLGFMLPGEYTFNTADPELMEIIDGELEVLLPGSDEWQPVAAGGSFHVPANARFTVKIKTPTDYCCSFLK, from the coding sequence ATGTCGGAATTTGTCAACGTATCCGTCGTCAAAAAAGCCAACGTCTACTTCGACGGCAAGGTCAGCAGCCGTACCCTGCATTTTGCCGGCGGCGCGGTAAAAACCCTGGGCTTCATGCTACCCGGCGAATACACCTTTAATACGGCGGACCCGGAATTGATGGAAATCATCGACGGCGAACTCGAAGTGTTATTGCCCGGTTCGGACGAGTGGCAGCCGGTCGCCGCAGGCGGCTCTTTTCACGTGCCGGCTAATGCCCGGTTCACGGTAAAAATCAAAACGCCGACCGACTATTGCTGTTCCTTTCTCAAATAA
- a CDS encoding YcgN family cysteine cluster protein, which translates to MSFWKTKKLGEMTTEEWESLCDRCGKCCLIKLEDEDTREIHFTSVVCKYIDLKTCRCTRYDERTRLVPQCLDLKQHDFAEFNWLPSTCAYRLLSDGEDLPAWHPLLTGNGKSVEKAGISIKSYAMKETEIDRPEEHIIRWLD; encoded by the coding sequence ATGAGCTTCTGGAAAACGAAAAAACTCGGCGAAATGACGACCGAGGAATGGGAGTCGTTATGCGACCGCTGCGGCAAGTGCTGCCTGATCAAGCTGGAGGACGAAGACACCCGCGAAATCCATTTTACCAGCGTCGTCTGTAAATACATCGACCTGAAAACCTGCCGATGCACCCGCTATGACGAGCGCACCCGGCTGGTTCCTCAGTGTCTGGATTTAAAACAGCATGACTTCGCCGAATTCAATTGGCTCCCTTCCACCTGCGCCTACCGCCTGCTGAGCGACGGCGAAGACCTGCCCGCCTGGCATCCCTTGCTGACTGGGAACGGAAAAAGCGTCGAGAAGGCTGGCATTTCGATCAAAAGCTACGCGATGAAAGAAACCGAAATCGACCGTCCGGAAGAGCACATCATCAGATGGCTGGATTGA
- a CDS encoding lipase-like domain-containing protein, which yields MKSKNIVFVHGLFGWGPGELGGMPYWGHAMEAFKEDFAVHEACCGPVSSFHDRACEVFAQIKGVPVDYGAQHSLNEGHKRTSKRFGGQCFVKDWSEDNPVILVGHSAGAQTCMQLQRLLAEDYWDCGSSAGWIEAIISIAGVLNGSTLPYLLGCDQSTGLLTGPVGHFLGKGVEVIGLAAQGPVKEFYDFKLDQWLGDKTPGNLEDLTSALSASRFAQGEDNLAFDLSLQGCWKANKQFTTHPDTYYLSFVTSQTRKEELFGRQVPEWGLNPLLALSGMYQGVFPGFNEPPIPGWGSGDLTAGKWQENDGAVSSISQRYPFTAGNHPVGGEGVLRREQLETGKWYWEKAEDSTGRRFDHLDVVFGCGLDNAMVEAHQALYRILCARLRDL from the coding sequence ATGAAATCAAAAAACATCGTATTCGTACACGGCTTGTTCGGTTGGGGACCGGGAGAACTGGGCGGGATGCCGTATTGGGGCCATGCCATGGAGGCGTTCAAGGAGGATTTTGCGGTTCACGAGGCTTGCTGCGGGCCGGTGAGCTCCTTTCACGACCGGGCCTGCGAGGTATTCGCCCAAATCAAGGGCGTACCGGTGGATTATGGGGCGCAACATAGCCTGAACGAAGGACACAAAAGGACATCGAAACGTTTTGGCGGACAGTGTTTCGTCAAGGATTGGTCGGAAGATAATCCCGTCATTCTAGTCGGCCACAGTGCCGGTGCCCAAACCTGCATGCAGCTTCAGCGATTGCTGGCGGAAGATTACTGGGACTGCGGTTCGAGTGCGGGGTGGATCGAAGCCATTATTTCAATAGCGGGCGTTTTGAACGGGTCGACGCTGCCTTATCTGCTCGGCTGCGATCAATCCACCGGCTTGCTGACTGGCCCGGTAGGTCATTTTCTCGGGAAAGGGGTCGAAGTGATCGGTTTGGCCGCTCAAGGACCGGTTAAGGAATTCTACGACTTCAAACTGGACCAGTGGCTCGGCGATAAAACGCCGGGCAACCTGGAGGATTTGACTTCAGCTCTCAGCGCTAGCCGTTTTGCCCAAGGCGAGGATAATCTCGCCTTCGATCTTTCGTTACAGGGCTGCTGGAAAGCCAACAAACAGTTTACTACGCATCCCGATACCTACTATCTGTCCTTCGTTACCTCTCAAACCCGAAAGGAAGAGCTTTTCGGACGACAAGTTCCTGAATGGGGATTAAACCCTCTGCTGGCCCTTTCAGGAATGTACCAGGGAGTTTTCCCCGGCTTCAATGAACCGCCCATACCCGGCTGGGGCAGCGGCGACTTGACGGCCGGAAAATGGCAGGAAAACGACGGCGCCGTCAGTTCTATTTCCCAGAGATATCCTTTCACGGCGGGGAATCATCCGGTCGGCGGCGAAGGCGTTTTGCGGAGAGAACAACTCGAAACGGGGAAATGGTACTGGGAAAAAGCGGAGGACAGCACAGGCCGTCGATTCGATCATCTGGATGTCGTCTTCGGTTGCGGGCTGGACAATGCGATGGTGGAAGCCCACCAGGCGCTTTATCGAATCCTGTGCGCCCGATTGCGGGATTTATAA
- a CDS encoding hybrid sensor histidine kinase/response regulator: protein MNGIEQQFRDEIEVERLWVVTGHGQYVFFSMLLVSGLLVFGLWDTASQKLLLGWFLLLTAINFCKWMALNFYHRHKEVLSASRRRFKRIILTIAALTGLCWGLCVIWFMTPAQPLNVLLVSLTLIIEIVGAMLTWTCYLPAVIAISLPPALPLVSLLLLQGGQMYAAAALILAILTVLGVVSSLKLADTLNHALILNFENVALRRESEEKSVLLETALENMSQGISMTDGDDRLRMWNRQFIRLLGPAGERVSADAHLASILQAADPRLTMASEDRSEYRLAEGQVYEIRQSKLAQGGRVLTFTDISDLNKREQALEKARKEAEQANAAKTRFLAAASHDLRQPIHALGLFFAELSDRVHGPETARVIGQIDDAIASINSMLNALLDISKLDAGVVKPAVQPLALPGLFARLQTEFQAIAWENRNDLHFRPAGALVETDPAMLERMLRNLIGNALRYTENGRVLVGGRRRGDCVEIQVIDNGPGIPEDQLDDIFIEFHQLQNPARDRRQGLGLGLAIVKRLAALLGHEIKVASRRGRGSCFSITLPLTRAANQPASAHSYEQAYYPNDSLSGRQVWVVEDDTAVLAGMEALLTRWGCRVITAASPAEAEEKLAAHGQPLELLIVDYRLPGTVSGIDFARRLQARLDCPFEVLVITGDTGPERLRDADASGYPLLHKPVQPAKLRSTLHYLTGKLIKGHA, encoded by the coding sequence GTGAACGGCATAGAGCAACAATTCCGCGATGAAATCGAGGTGGAACGCCTGTGGGTGGTCACGGGGCACGGCCAATACGTTTTTTTCTCGATGTTGCTGGTATCCGGCCTCCTGGTTTTCGGGCTCTGGGATACGGCTTCGCAGAAACTGCTGCTAGGCTGGTTTTTATTGCTGACTGCCATCAATTTCTGCAAATGGATGGCGTTGAATTTTTACCACCGGCACAAGGAGGTGCTGAGCGCGAGCAGGAGACGATTCAAGCGGATCATCCTGACGATCGCCGCGTTGACCGGCCTGTGCTGGGGATTGTGCGTGATTTGGTTTATGACGCCCGCGCAACCGCTGAACGTCTTGCTCGTCAGCCTGACTCTGATCATCGAGATCGTGGGCGCCATGCTCACCTGGACCTGCTATCTGCCCGCGGTGATCGCCATTTCGTTGCCGCCGGCCTTGCCTTTGGTCAGTCTGCTTCTGCTCCAGGGCGGCCAGATGTATGCCGCGGCCGCGCTCATTCTGGCCATTCTGACGGTATTAGGCGTGGTCAGCAGCTTGAAACTGGCGGACACGTTGAATCATGCATTGATCCTGAATTTCGAGAACGTCGCGTTGCGCCGGGAATCCGAAGAGAAATCGGTGCTGCTGGAAACGGCTCTGGAAAACATGAGCCAGGGCATCAGCATGACGGACGGCGACGACCGGCTGCGGATGTGGAACCGGCAATTCATCCGGCTGCTCGGCCCGGCGGGAGAACGCGTCTCGGCCGATGCCCATCTGGCCTCGATTCTCCAGGCGGCCGACCCTCGCCTGACGATGGCTTCCGAAGACCGCTCCGAATACCGGTTGGCCGAAGGCCAAGTCTACGAGATCCGGCAGTCGAAACTGGCACAAGGAGGACGGGTGCTCACTTTCACCGACATCAGCGATTTAAACAAACGCGAACAGGCGCTTGAAAAAGCGCGTAAGGAAGCCGAGCAGGCGAATGCGGCCAAAACCCGTTTTCTGGCGGCCGCCAGCCACGATCTCAGGCAACCCATTCATGCCTTGGGCTTGTTTTTCGCCGAACTGTCGGACCGGGTTCATGGCCCGGAAACGGCACGAGTCATCGGCCAGATCGACGATGCCATCGCCTCCATCAATTCCATGCTGAATGCCTTGCTGGACATTTCCAAACTGGATGCCGGCGTCGTCAAACCCGCCGTCCAGCCGCTGGCTCTTCCCGGCCTGTTCGCCCGCCTGCAAACCGAATTTCAAGCGATTGCCTGGGAAAACCGCAACGACTTGCACTTCCGTCCGGCGGGCGCCCTTGTGGAAACGGATCCGGCCATGCTCGAACGAATGCTGCGCAATCTGATAGGAAATGCTTTGCGCTATACCGAAAACGGCCGCGTTTTAGTAGGCGGCCGCCGGCGCGGAGACTGCGTCGAAATTCAGGTGATCGACAATGGACCGGGTATTCCGGAAGACCAACTGGATGACATTTTTATCGAATTCCATCAGTTGCAGAATCCGGCGCGCGACCGGCGGCAGGGTCTGGGCCTGGGTCTGGCCATCGTCAAACGCCTTGCTGCGTTACTAGGCCATGAGATCAAAGTGGCTTCGCGCCGGGGCCGAGGTTCCTGTTTCTCGATCACCTTGCCGCTGACTCGCGCGGCAAACCAGCCGGCATCGGCGCATTCGTATGAACAAGCCTATTATCCGAACGACTCGCTGTCGGGACGGCAGGTCTGGGTGGTGGAGGACGACACGGCCGTTCTGGCGGGCATGGAGGCGCTGCTGACTCGCTGGGGATGCCGGGTCATCACCGCCGCATCGCCGGCCGAAGCGGAGGAAAAACTGGCCGCTCACGGGCAGCCTCTGGAATTGCTGATCGTCGACTACCGTCTTCCGGGCACTGTCTCGGGCATCGACTTCGCAAGACGCCTGCAAGCCCGGTTGGACTGTCCGTTCGAAGTATTGGTCATTACCGGCGACACCGGTCCTGAACGTTTACGCGACGCCGACGCCAGCGGTTATCCGCTGTTGCACAAGCCGGTGCAGCCCGCCAAGCTGCGCAGCACGCTGCACTATTTGACCGGCAAGCTGATCAAAGGACATGCCTGA
- a CDS encoding response regulator — MHILLVDDHTLFREALLHVLHQIDPQTVVLEAANAEEAAQWIVRMRTLDLVLLDIDLPDVDGLTALPNLRELAPTVPIVVLSGSETSSHVKRALDSGAVGYVPKSCSSHEMLAALRLILQGDIYVPPRLLGKLEGARLSAPAAGGFEAPPVPLTSRQIEVLKLMARGLPNKSIANTLNLAEGTVKLHVSAIMRCLGARNRTGAVIEASRLGLVPGPVAVSEE, encoded by the coding sequence ATGCATATCTTGCTGGTAGACGACCATACCTTGTTCAGGGAAGCGCTGCTCCACGTGCTGCATCAAATCGACCCGCAAACCGTCGTGCTCGAAGCCGCCAATGCCGAGGAAGCGGCGCAATGGATCGTCCGCATGCGCACGCTCGATCTCGTCCTGCTGGACATCGACCTGCCCGACGTCGACGGCCTGACCGCTTTGCCGAACTTGCGGGAACTGGCGCCGACGGTGCCGATCGTCGTGCTTTCGGGTTCGGAAACGTCTTCCCACGTGAAACGGGCCCTGGACAGCGGGGCCGTCGGCTATGTTCCGAAGTCGTGCAGCAGCCATGAGATGCTGGCCGCGCTGCGCCTGATCCTGCAGGGGGACATCTACGTTCCGCCCCGCTTGCTGGGCAAATTGGAAGGAGCCCGGCTCTCGGCGCCTGCTGCCGGCGGGTTTGAGGCACCGCCCGTTCCGCTGACTTCCCGCCAGATCGAAGTGCTTAAACTGATGGCGCGCGGGCTACCGAACAAATCCATTGCGAATACTTTGAATTTGGCGGAAGGCACGGTCAAACTGCATGTTTCCGCCATCATGCGCTGTCTTGGCGCCCGCAATCGGACCGGAGCGGTCATCGAAGCGTCGCGGCTCGGTCTGGTGCCGGGCCCTGTTGCCGTCTCCGAGGAATGA